Proteins encoded by one window of Streptomyces sp. NBC_01477:
- a CDS encoding glycoside hydrolase family 3 C-terminal domain-containing protein, with protein MFIAATTLGLGAAGLVAAAGVPAAAAPAASSACPWVGSNAPVGSRVDQLLGRMSLTQEISMMTGAKGSSFVGETPAIGSLCVPAVNLEDGPAGVADGMTGVTQLPAPVSAAATWDTAAEAGYGKVIGAEEAGKGAHIDLGPTINIVRDPRWGRAFESIGEDPYLNGILGAAEIRGVQSTGEMAQVKHLAAYNQETHRNTSSDNVIVDQRTLQEIYLPAFAESVGSGAASSVMCSYSTINGTYACHDPDLMNGVLHKQFGSNAFVTSDWGALHTTADAANAGLDQDMPGDDGYYGSALQSAVSSGKVGKSTIDAAVRRILTQMFGFGLFDNVPTGSPRATVTSAAHTATARQVAAQGTVLLKNADNQLPLTSSTKSIAVIGADASTSVRSAGGGSASVKAGSVVSPLDGITARAGSGVNVTYDSGSSAGSAATAAAKANVAVVFVSKSESEGGDLADIDLASSDNSLISAVAGANPHTIVVLNTGSAVTMPWLSSVSGVFEAWYSGQEDGHAIADLLFGDVNPSGHLPVTFPTSLSQVPANTAAQWPGADNKVQYSEGLKVGYRHYDATKQTPLFPFGFGLSYTTFGFSDLSVGPLTKGGSATVTAKVTNTGSRAGSEVAQLYVVDPASSGEPSKQLQGFRKVTLAAGASTTVSFPVTEQNLRHWNTGSGNWTTDTGAYGIRVGDSAADIPLTGTLNVTSSQLGQPVTLTNPGPQATIAGAAVSVPVTAKDSTSGQTPAFSAQGLPAGLSISASGTITGKPTGAGTTTVDVTAKDGNGAYATTSFVWTVSPAGAGVPTTPLVGQGGKCLDLGADDNTNGAKVDIYTCNGTSGQSWSHLADGTLRAAGKCLDVKAAGTANGAAIQIYDCNGTAAQVWNNGSNGSLVNPVSGKCLDDPDSSTTDGTQLQLYTCNGQSNQSWVSPAAGVSGPTGQVTGLSGLCVDVKAASTTDRTPVQTYTCNGSDAQRWTVGSDGTLRALGKCLDVLAAGTADKTLVDLFTCNGTGAQTWSYTVSNKTLRNPASGKCLDVPAAATTPGTQLDIYACNGTTAQQWNLPS; from the coding sequence ATGTTCATCGCCGCCACCACTTTGGGTCTCGGCGCCGCCGGACTCGTCGCGGCGGCCGGAGTCCCGGCGGCCGCTGCCCCCGCAGCGTCGAGCGCGTGCCCCTGGGTCGGTTCGAACGCTCCGGTCGGCAGCCGGGTCGACCAGCTGCTGGGCCGGATGAGCCTGACCCAGGAGATCTCCATGATGACCGGCGCCAAGGGGTCGAGCTTCGTCGGTGAGACACCGGCGATCGGCTCCCTGTGCGTTCCCGCCGTGAACCTGGAGGACGGGCCGGCGGGCGTCGCCGACGGCATGACCGGGGTGACCCAGCTGCCCGCGCCGGTGAGTGCCGCCGCCACCTGGGACACCGCCGCGGAAGCCGGCTACGGCAAGGTGATCGGTGCCGAGGAAGCCGGCAAGGGCGCCCACATCGACCTCGGGCCGACGATCAACATCGTCCGTGATCCGCGCTGGGGCCGGGCCTTCGAGTCGATCGGCGAGGATCCGTACCTCAACGGGATCCTCGGCGCGGCGGAGATCCGCGGTGTGCAGTCGACCGGTGAGATGGCGCAGGTCAAGCACCTGGCCGCCTACAACCAGGAGACCCACCGCAACACCAGCAGCGACAACGTGATCGTCGACCAGCGCACGTTGCAGGAGATCTACCTGCCCGCGTTCGCCGAGTCGGTCGGCTCCGGCGCGGCCTCGTCGGTCATGTGCTCCTACAGCACGATCAACGGCACCTACGCCTGCCACGACCCCGACCTGATGAACGGCGTTCTGCACAAGCAGTTCGGCTCCAACGCGTTCGTGACGTCCGACTGGGGCGCCCTCCACACGACGGCCGACGCGGCGAACGCCGGACTGGACCAGGACATGCCGGGCGACGACGGCTACTACGGCAGCGCGCTCCAGTCGGCCGTGTCCAGCGGCAAGGTCGGCAAGTCGACGATCGACGCCGCGGTCCGCCGCATCCTGACCCAGATGTTCGGCTTCGGGCTCTTCGACAACGTCCCGACGGGCTCGCCGCGCGCGACCGTCACGTCCGCGGCGCACACCGCCACCGCCCGGCAGGTCGCCGCGCAGGGCACCGTGCTGCTGAAGAACGCCGACAACCAGCTGCCGCTGACGTCCTCGACGAAGTCCATCGCCGTGATCGGCGCAGACGCCTCCACCAGCGTGCGCAGTGCCGGCGGCGGCAGCGCGTCCGTCAAGGCGGGCAGCGTGGTCAGCCCGCTCGACGGCATCACCGCGCGGGCCGGCAGCGGCGTGAACGTCACCTACGACAGCGGCTCGTCCGCCGGTTCGGCCGCGACGGCCGCCGCCAAGGCGAACGTGGCCGTGGTCTTCGTCAGCAAGTCCGAGAGCGAGGGCGGCGACCTGGCGGACATCGATCTCGCAAGCTCCGACAACTCGCTGATCTCGGCCGTCGCCGGGGCCAATCCGCACACCATCGTGGTGCTGAACACCGGCTCCGCGGTCACCATGCCCTGGCTGTCCTCGGTCTCCGGCGTCTTCGAGGCCTGGTACTCGGGCCAGGAGGACGGCCACGCGATCGCCGACCTGCTGTTCGGCGACGTCAACCCCTCCGGCCACCTGCCGGTGACCTTCCCGACGTCGCTCAGCCAGGTGCCGGCGAACACCGCCGCGCAGTGGCCCGGCGCCGACAACAAGGTACAGTACTCAGAAGGCCTGAAGGTCGGCTACCGGCACTACGACGCCACCAAGCAGACCCCGCTGTTCCCCTTCGGCTTCGGCCTGTCGTATACGACCTTCGGCTTCAGCGACCTCAGCGTGGGCCCGCTGACCAAGGGCGGATCGGCCACCGTCACGGCGAAGGTGACCAACACCGGCAGCCGTGCCGGCTCCGAGGTGGCCCAGCTCTACGTCGTCGACCCGGCCTCCTCCGGTGAGCCGTCCAAGCAGCTCCAGGGCTTCCGCAAAGTCACCCTGGCCGCCGGAGCCAGCACCACCGTCAGCTTCCCCGTCACCGAGCAGAACCTGCGGCACTGGAACACCGGGTCCGGCAACTGGACCACGGACACCGGCGCCTACGGCATCCGCGTCGGGGACTCGGCGGCCGACATCCCGCTGACCGGCACCCTGAACGTCACGTCGAGCCAGCTCGGCCAGCCGGTGACCCTCACCAACCCGGGTCCGCAGGCAACCATCGCGGGCGCCGCGGTCTCCGTGCCGGTCACCGCGAAGGACTCGACCAGCGGCCAGACGCCGGCATTCAGCGCGCAAGGGCTCCCGGCCGGCCTGAGCATCTCCGCCTCCGGCACGATCACCGGGAAGCCCACCGGCGCCGGCACCACGACCGTCGACGTGACGGCCAAGGACGGCAACGGCGCCTACGCGACCACCTCGTTCGTGTGGACGGTCTCGCCCGCCGGCGCAGGCGTGCCCACCACTCCGCTCGTCGGCCAGGGCGGGAAGTGCCTCGATCTGGGCGCGGACGACAACACCAACGGTGCCAAGGTCGACATCTACACCTGCAACGGCACCAGCGGTCAGTCCTGGAGCCACCTCGCCGACGGCACGCTCAGGGCCGCCGGCAAGTGCCTGGACGTCAAGGCCGCCGGTACGGCGAACGGCGCCGCCATCCAGATCTACGACTGCAACGGCACCGCCGCGCAGGTCTGGAACAACGGCTCCAACGGCTCGCTGGTCAACCCGGTGTCCGGCAAGTGCCTCGACGACCCGGATTCCTCGACCACCGACGGCACCCAGCTCCAGCTCTACACCTGCAACGGCCAGTCGAACCAGTCCTGGGTCTCGCCGGCCGCCGGTGTCTCCGGCCCGACCGGCCAGGTCACCGGCCTCTCCGGTCTGTGCGTGGACGTCAAGGCCGCGTCGACCACCGACCGCACCCCCGTGCAGACCTACACCTGCAACGGCTCCGACGCCCAGCGATGGACAGTGGGCTCGGACGGTACCCTCCGCGCGCTCGGCAAGTGCCTCGACGTGCTTGCCGCGGGAACGGCCGACAAGACCCTGGTCGACCTCTTCACCTGCAACGGCACCGGTGCCCAGACCTGGTCGTACACCGTGTCGAACAAGACGCTGCGCAACCCGGCGTCGGGCAAGTGCCTCGATGTCCCGGCCGCCGCCACCACGCCCGGCACCCAGTTGGACATCTACGCCTGCAACGGCACCACCGCCCAGCAGTGGAACCTGCCGAGTTGA
- a CDS encoding polysaccharide lyase family 7 protein, with the protein MKIRSKVLATATAVGISATVGLLGGTAQAADPTKAPGGNFDLGVWQLQEPVGSPGSPTTISSSRLQGADGFQDSYFYTDTRDGAMTFWAPEKGVTTPNSNYARSELREMNRSGSAADWSLSGSHKMSATLRVVSVTSNVCVGQIHLGSGGSSTKPLIELYYHSNGDIVAGVENSPAGGQTTHTVGHVAIGKTWTYTIAVSAGASIDVTVNGSVTHYPIASGFKAYKQYFKAGSYNQSSSDSTTKGARVAFYGLTVAHS; encoded by the coding sequence ATGAAGATCCGTTCCAAAGTGCTCGCGACCGCCACCGCGGTGGGCATATCCGCCACCGTCGGCCTGCTGGGCGGCACCGCCCAGGCCGCCGATCCGACGAAGGCGCCCGGCGGGAACTTCGACCTCGGCGTGTGGCAGTTGCAGGAGCCGGTCGGCTCCCCCGGCTCGCCCACCACGATCTCCTCGTCCCGCCTCCAGGGCGCCGACGGCTTCCAGGACTCGTACTTCTACACCGACACCCGCGACGGCGCGATGACGTTCTGGGCACCCGAGAAGGGCGTCACCACGCCCAACTCCAACTACGCGCGGTCCGAACTGCGGGAGATGAACCGCAGCGGCAGCGCGGCCGACTGGTCGCTCAGCGGCAGCCACAAGATGAGCGCGACCCTGCGCGTGGTGTCGGTGACCTCCAACGTCTGCGTCGGCCAGATCCACCTGGGCTCGGGCGGCTCCTCCACCAAGCCGCTGATCGAGCTGTACTACCACTCCAACGGCGACATCGTCGCGGGCGTCGAAAACTCGCCGGCCGGCGGCCAGACCACCCACACCGTGGGCCACGTCGCGATCGGCAAGACGTGGACGTACACGATTGCCGTCTCGGCCGGCGCGTCGATCGACGTGACGGTCAACGGCAGCGTCACGCACTACCCGATCGCGTCGGGCTTCAAGGCCTACAAGCAGTACTTCAAGGCCGGCTCGTACAACCAGTCCTCCTCGGACAGCACCACCAAGGGCGCGCGCGTCGCCTTCTACGGTCTGACGGTCGCCCACAGCTGA
- a CDS encoding TIM-barrel domain-containing protein, with translation MGDTMEHHEIKRRTLLSTAVGVLAAGAVTGLPAVAAAATTEQLGDYSQHTADSRSVTVTSTSGQQLRVTAYGDQIVRVHATRAGEAFFADTRYEMVVPANHTAMGGTLTVTATSDTLELHTAAADGLRVVLHKKPLRLEFYARATGALLAKEDSAHGISWSGTNSTLATQAFAAPPSDEHFLKAGHGMLGRTPKLDRTGDTVSHNYADAAQAADNPNDQAPAIVPFYLSSKGYGVFFNTTFDTTFTFGGANGYGFFADGHNAGGAKPQLDYFLINGPQFAQLLDRYTQLTGRPRLPQQSIFGLHMSDHSFPDVSDQDWWRTKISQHRAAGFPFDHQVNDNRWRDGSGGWSGSWFEFSPDRWPDPAGYETWAAANGVTVTLDYNRNNTNLMANWKGGPPPGGYSLADSDLTDVANNKAVPDWTNPATRAWVWQVFWDKALNPSLKYPCDGLWIDETDDVGAIPYTAKTADGRTWAENRNAYILNLHKGVGQEGWDPAGSGHIGSAKRPWTWSRGATAGQQRYGHYWTGDISSTYDEMKNQIRGMQTAGLGGFPFANIDGGGYGDGTTVSDAFYRNWPVAWSSLAPIWRPHTSATVPSKGKKASRWPLDQGAQAQADFTKYGRLRYSLMPYIYTLAHQANASGMPMARAMVIDYQNRSQAYTHDLQYMWGPSLLVAPLLSDGSAVQQIWLPAGTTWYNFWADIKHTGSDSGDFAYTTSTGETPLFVKAGAILPKYPYAQSTAYFTKGQLELEVYSGADGTFDLVEDDSVTEAYQAGRSSVTRLAYTDSATRVVIAHPQGTYDGAPARRRYVVRFHGLAKAVGMRINGGATLPAFTSEAAAVLAGGSGSVWDAGAKVLSVVTPEFAVSANGGTVATVEPSGAAFPAVSGGTVYQAENARLDSTFVLDTLHPGYTGTGYADFNGTSAGSTISWTVNVPTAGKKTLLVRYANGGGTERPAAIDVNGTAIATLTMPSTGSWDTWATASCTATLPQGANVTVRATLTKATGANIDSLTVQ, from the coding sequence ATGGGAGACACAATGGAACACCACGAGATCAAGCGCAGGACCCTGCTCTCCACGGCGGTCGGCGTGCTCGCCGCCGGCGCCGTGACCGGTCTGCCCGCGGTCGCGGCCGCCGCCACGACGGAACAGCTCGGCGACTATTCCCAGCACACCGCCGACAGCCGCAGTGTCACCGTCACCAGCACCTCCGGCCAGCAGTTGCGCGTCACCGCGTACGGAGACCAGATCGTCAGGGTGCACGCGACCCGCGCCGGAGAGGCGTTCTTCGCCGACACCCGCTACGAGATGGTGGTGCCGGCGAACCACACCGCGATGGGCGGCACCCTGACCGTCACCGCCACGTCGGACACCCTCGAACTGCACACCGCCGCGGCGGACGGCCTGCGCGTCGTCCTGCACAAGAAGCCGCTGCGGCTGGAGTTCTACGCCCGGGCCACCGGCGCCCTGCTGGCGAAGGAGGACTCCGCGCACGGCATCTCGTGGAGCGGGACGAACTCCACCCTCGCCACCCAAGCGTTCGCCGCCCCGCCCTCCGACGAGCACTTCCTCAAAGCCGGCCACGGCATGCTCGGCCGCACACCCAAGCTCGACCGCACCGGCGACACGGTCTCCCACAACTACGCCGACGCGGCGCAGGCCGCCGACAACCCCAATGACCAGGCACCCGCGATCGTGCCGTTCTACCTCTCCAGCAAGGGGTACGGGGTGTTCTTCAACACCACGTTCGACACGACCTTCACCTTCGGCGGCGCCAACGGGTACGGGTTCTTCGCCGACGGGCACAACGCCGGGGGCGCCAAGCCCCAGCTGGACTACTTCCTGATCAACGGGCCGCAGTTCGCCCAGCTCCTCGACCGCTACACCCAGCTCACCGGACGCCCCCGGCTGCCTCAGCAGTCCATCTTCGGACTCCATATGAGCGACCACAGCTTCCCCGACGTGAGCGACCAGGACTGGTGGCGGACGAAGATCAGCCAGCACCGCGCGGCCGGCTTCCCCTTCGACCACCAGGTCAACGACAACCGCTGGCGCGACGGTTCGGGCGGCTGGTCCGGCTCGTGGTTCGAGTTCAGCCCCGACCGCTGGCCCGACCCGGCCGGTTACGAGACCTGGGCCGCCGCCAACGGCGTCACCGTGACCCTGGACTACAACCGCAACAACACCAACCTGATGGCGAACTGGAAGGGCGGCCCGCCGCCCGGCGGCTACAGCCTCGCGGACTCCGACCTCACGGACGTCGCGAACAACAAGGCCGTCCCCGACTGGACCAACCCCGCCACCCGCGCCTGGGTGTGGCAGGTCTTCTGGGACAAGGCGCTCAACCCGAGCCTGAAATACCCCTGCGACGGCCTGTGGATCGACGAGACCGATGATGTCGGCGCGATCCCGTACACGGCGAAGACGGCCGACGGCCGCACCTGGGCGGAGAACCGCAACGCCTACATCCTGAACCTGCACAAGGGGGTCGGGCAGGAAGGCTGGGACCCCGCAGGCAGCGGCCACATCGGATCCGCGAAACGCCCCTGGACCTGGAGCCGCGGTGCCACCGCGGGCCAGCAGCGCTACGGGCACTACTGGACAGGTGACATCAGCTCGACCTACGACGAGATGAAGAACCAGATCCGGGGCATGCAGACAGCCGGCCTCGGCGGCTTCCCCTTCGCCAACATCGACGGCGGCGGCTACGGTGACGGCACCACGGTCTCCGACGCCTTTTACCGCAACTGGCCCGTCGCCTGGTCCAGCCTCGCCCCGATCTGGCGCCCGCACACCTCCGCCACGGTCCCCTCGAAGGGCAAGAAGGCCTCGCGCTGGCCGCTGGACCAAGGCGCGCAGGCGCAGGCGGACTTCACGAAGTACGGCCGGCTCAGGTACAGCCTGATGCCGTACATCTACACGCTCGCCCACCAGGCCAACGCCAGCGGCATGCCGATGGCCAGGGCCATGGTGATCGACTACCAGAACCGCTCCCAGGCGTACACCCACGACCTGCAGTACATGTGGGGTCCCTCGCTCCTCGTCGCGCCCCTCCTGTCCGACGGCAGCGCCGTCCAGCAGATCTGGCTGCCCGCCGGAACCACCTGGTACAACTTCTGGGCCGACATCAAGCACACCGGGAGCGACTCCGGCGACTTCGCCTACACCACCAGTACCGGGGAGACACCGCTGTTCGTCAAGGCGGGGGCGATCCTGCCCAAGTACCCGTACGCGCAGAGCACCGCCTACTTCACCAAAGGGCAGCTGGAGCTGGAGGTCTACTCGGGGGCCGACGGCACCTTCGACCTCGTCGAGGACGACTCCGTGACCGAGGCGTACCAGGCTGGCAGGAGCAGCGTCACGCGCCTCGCCTACACCGACTCCGCCACCCGCGTCGTCATCGCCCACCCGCAGGGGACGTACGACGGCGCGCCCGCCAGGCGCCGTTACGTCGTCCGCTTCCACGGCCTCGCGAAGGCCGTCGGCATGCGGATCAACGGCGGCGCCACCCTGCCGGCCTTCACCAGCGAGGCCGCGGCCGTTCTCGCGGGCGGGTCCGGCAGCGTGTGGGACGCGGGAGCGAAGGTCCTGAGCGTCGTCACGCCGGAGTTCGCCGTCAGCGCCAACGGCGGCACCGTCGCGACCGTCGAGCCCAGCGGCGCCGCTTTCCCCGCCGTCAGCGGCGGCACCGTCTACCAGGCCGAGAACGCCCGGCTCGACAGCACCTTCGTCCTCGACACCCTCCACCCCGGCTACACCGGCACCGGCTACGCCGACTTCAACGGTACGTCGGCCGGATCCACCATCTCCTGGACGGTCAACGTGCCCACGGCCGGAAAGAAGACGCTGCTCGTCCGGTATGCCAACGGAGGCGGCACCGAGCGCCCCGCGGCCATCGACGTCAACGGCACGGCCATCGCCACCCTCACCATGCCGTCCACCGGCAGCTGGGACACCTGGGCGACCGCCTCCTGCACCGCCACCCTCCCGCAGGGCGCGAACGTCACCGTCCGCGCCACCCTCACCAAGGCCACCGGAGCGAACATCGACAGCCTGACCGTGCAGTAG
- a CDS encoding TetR/AcrR family transcriptional regulator encodes MAAPDSPTPDRSAKAPGRPARADARRNRERLLAVARDTFAATDGKAALDAIAREAGVGIGTLYRHFPTREALVEAIYAAELDAVVTSAPALLSELPPEAALRAWMDRYAAFSAAKRGISDTLRAGWASGAIATPATRERITAAIAQILDAGARAGSLRADVGPDEVTMMLLGVFMSTTAVNSPELTGKLLDLVADALRPTTDGPPQD; translated from the coding sequence TTGGCTGCGCCCGACTCCCCCACCCCCGACCGGTCGGCGAAGGCGCCCGGACGCCCGGCCCGGGCCGACGCGCGGCGCAACCGCGAGCGGCTGCTCGCCGTGGCCCGCGACACCTTCGCCGCGACCGACGGCAAGGCCGCCCTCGACGCCATCGCCCGCGAGGCCGGCGTCGGGATCGGCACGCTCTACCGCCACTTCCCCACCCGCGAAGCGCTCGTCGAGGCCATCTACGCCGCCGAACTCGACGCCGTCGTCACCAGCGCCCCCGCTCTGCTGTCCGAGCTGCCGCCAGAGGCGGCCCTGCGCGCGTGGATGGATCGCTATGCGGCGTTCTCCGCGGCCAAGCGCGGTATCTCCGACACCTTGCGCGCGGGGTGGGCCTCGGGCGCCATCGCGACACCGGCCACCCGGGAACGGATCACCGCGGCGATCGCGCAGATCCTCGACGCCGGCGCGAGGGCCGGATCTCTGCGGGCGGACGTGGGACCGGATGAGGTCACGATGATGCTCCTCGGAGTGTTCATGTCGACGACGGCGGTCAACAGCCCGGAACTGACCGGAAAGCTGCTGGACCTCGTGGCGGACGCGCTGCGGCCCACGACGGACGGGCCACCGCAGGACTGA
- a CDS encoding aldo/keto reductase, with translation MASTARSDQLTASGAARPGGPGLLAGRSVSRVGYGAMQLRRLERDAAISLLRQAVDLGVDHIDTAYFYGSGFVNEVIAAALSAEDDVLVVSKVGAEPAPGGPLPLRLAQRPEQLRAGVEDNLRSLGLDRIPLVNLRRADHGPGLRPEGDQIVDFDDQIAVMTALRDEGKIGAIGLSSVSLDALRHALPAGIACVQNAYSLVTRDDEDMVGLCLAEDIAWVPYFPLGGAYAGMPKVTEEPAVIEAARTLGVSAAQIGLAWLLHHTPNTLLIPGTADPEHLRVNVGAGAIALDGATLAALGAVPSRSGDIETG, from the coding sequence ATGGCGTCCACCGCCCGATCCGACCAGCTCACCGCCTCCGGAGCGGCACGACCCGGCGGGCCCGGCCTGCTCGCGGGCCGCAGCGTCTCGCGTGTCGGCTACGGCGCCATGCAGCTGCGGCGACTGGAGCGCGACGCCGCGATCTCCCTGCTGCGGCAAGCCGTCGACCTGGGTGTCGATCACATCGACACCGCTTACTTCTACGGCAGCGGCTTCGTCAACGAGGTGATCGCCGCCGCGCTCTCCGCCGAGGACGACGTCCTGGTCGTCAGCAAGGTCGGCGCCGAACCCGCCCCCGGCGGGCCGCTCCCGCTGCGCCTGGCCCAGCGACCCGAGCAGCTGCGGGCCGGCGTCGAGGACAACCTCAGGAGCCTCGGGCTCGACCGGATTCCCCTCGTCAACCTGCGCCGCGCCGACCACGGCCCGGGCCTGCGCCCCGAGGGCGACCAGATCGTCGACTTCGATGACCAGATCGCCGTGATGACCGCACTGCGCGACGAGGGCAAGATCGGCGCCATCGGTCTCAGCAGCGTCTCCCTCGACGCGCTGCGCCACGCCCTTCCGGCGGGCATCGCCTGCGTCCAGAACGCCTACAGCCTGGTGACACGCGACGACGAGGACATGGTGGGACTCTGCCTCGCCGAGGACATCGCCTGGGTCCCGTACTTCCCGCTCGGCGGCGCCTACGCCGGTATGCCGAAGGTCACCGAGGAGCCCGCCGTCATCGAAGCGGCGCGGACACTGGGCGTCTCCGCCGCGCAGATCGGCCTGGCCTGGCTGCTGCACCACACCCCCAACACGCTCCTCATCCCGGGCACCGCCGACCCCGAGCACCTCCGGGTGAACGTCGGCGCGGGCGCGATCGCCCTCGACGGGGCGACGCTCGCCGCCCTCGGCGCCGTCCCCTCGCGCTCCGGCGACATCGAGACCGGATGA
- a CDS encoding aldo/keto reductase has product MGLDSYRTLGRSGLRVSPLALGAMTFGDASWGADTETSHSIIDRYLEAGGNFLDSANGYNEGKSEETIAGYLALHPGLRDRLVLATKFGGNMFPGDPNGGGAGRKAIMQQVEASLRRLGTDYIDLYWQHNFDRHTSIEETMSTLNDLVRAGKIRYIGLSDTFAWEVARAGTIAEFRGWSPVAAIQVEYSLLQRTVEGELFGVARELGLGVTPWSPLAGGVLSGKYSRENSAPEGSGRAQSAAAHLNESTFALLDVLQRIASDLKASVAAVALAWVRARAEVTSTIIGARTVEQLDANLASLDVTVPDEQLTELTALTAPKLDFPADFVSGVAVSWQQGGTTVNGVASEPFARP; this is encoded by the coding sequence GTGGGACTCGACTCCTACCGCACCCTGGGCCGTTCCGGTCTGCGGGTCAGCCCGCTCGCCTTGGGGGCGATGACGTTCGGCGACGCCAGCTGGGGCGCCGACACCGAGACCTCGCACAGCATCATCGACCGCTACCTGGAAGCGGGCGGGAACTTCCTCGACAGCGCCAACGGGTACAACGAGGGCAAGTCCGAGGAGACCATCGCCGGCTACCTCGCCCTGCACCCCGGCCTGCGGGACCGCCTGGTCCTGGCCACGAAGTTCGGGGGGAACATGTTCCCCGGCGACCCCAACGGCGGCGGCGCCGGCCGCAAAGCGATCATGCAGCAGGTCGAGGCGTCACTGCGCCGTCTCGGCACCGACTACATCGACCTCTACTGGCAGCACAACTTCGACCGTCACACCTCGATCGAGGAGACGATGTCGACCCTGAACGACCTGGTGCGCGCGGGCAAGATCCGCTACATCGGGCTCTCCGACACCTTCGCCTGGGAGGTCGCCCGGGCCGGCACCATCGCCGAATTCCGCGGCTGGTCACCGGTGGCCGCCATCCAGGTCGAGTACTCCCTGCTGCAGCGCACCGTCGAAGGCGAACTCTTCGGCGTCGCCCGCGAGCTGGGCCTCGGCGTCACCCCCTGGAGCCCGCTGGCCGGCGGAGTGCTCTCGGGCAAGTACTCGCGGGAGAATTCCGCGCCGGAGGGATCGGGCCGCGCGCAATCGGCCGCCGCCCACCTCAACGAGTCCACCTTCGCGCTGCTGGACGTCCTGCAGCGCATCGCCTCCGACCTGAAGGCCTCCGTCGCCGCCGTGGCGCTTGCATGGGTACGGGCTCGGGCGGAGGTCACCTCCACCATCATCGGCGCCCGCACGGTCGAGCAGCTCGACGCCAACCTGGCGTCCCTGGATGTCACCGTCCCGGACGAGCAGCTCACCGAACTCACCGCGCTGACCGCGCCGAAGCTCGACTTCCCCGCCGATTTCGTCAGCGGCGTCGCGGTCTCGTGGCAGCAGGGCGGAACGACGGTCAACGGCGTCGCGTCCGAGCCGTTCGCGCGCCCCTGA
- a CDS encoding glycoside hydrolase family 75 protein, with amino-acid sequence MRTNHVRLAMAAAAALALAVPLAIGNADAATTPTAVTAGSAAATSYTPAQVLAGIQAKSTAANQVNTKPHINTMTRAQNVNVYQVAPGVYSYSSGMAIDTDGSDSDPDPDHQGETTWEDSNGKALGAHHVPFYVLGDDCWDRTSPCPHFFYKEHGMSGRQFALMFYNGNVIGSIFGDTQTANDQTTSDNDSRELGEASVKAAQLLGIPSSGTTGGVDNGVTVVMFSGSSWVVNGTNANLNDNTQALVQTALDSLGASLNGGTPPTSPPPTTPPPSGGSTSYEAEAATLAGGTTVTSCAHCSGGKKLSYLGNGGTATFTNVSEPAAGSYTMSISFMSVGQARTAVVTVNGTAQTVSFPETPDYNTVVTKNVTVKLKAGSNTITFSNPSAGAPNLDRIVL; translated from the coding sequence ATGAGAACGAACCACGTGCGCCTCGCCATGGCAGCCGCCGCGGCTCTCGCGCTCGCCGTCCCGCTCGCGATAGGGAACGCCGACGCCGCCACGACGCCCACCGCTGTCACGGCGGGCTCGGCTGCCGCGACCTCGTACACGCCCGCCCAGGTACTGGCCGGCATCCAGGCGAAATCCACGGCCGCGAACCAGGTCAACACCAAACCCCACATCAACACCATGACGCGCGCGCAGAACGTCAACGTGTACCAGGTCGCGCCGGGCGTCTACTCCTACAGCTCCGGTATGGCCATCGACACCGACGGCAGCGACTCCGATCCCGATCCCGACCACCAGGGCGAGACGACCTGGGAAGACAGCAACGGCAAGGCCCTGGGCGCGCACCATGTGCCGTTCTACGTGCTGGGCGACGACTGCTGGGACCGTACGTCGCCCTGCCCGCACTTCTTCTACAAGGAACACGGCATGTCCGGCCGGCAGTTCGCGCTGATGTTCTACAACGGCAACGTCATCGGCTCGATCTTCGGCGACACGCAGACCGCGAACGACCAGACCACCTCGGACAACGACTCCCGTGAACTGGGCGAGGCGTCCGTGAAGGCGGCCCAGCTGCTCGGCATCCCCAGCAGTGGCACCACCGGCGGCGTGGACAACGGCGTGACCGTGGTGATGTTCTCCGGTTCGTCCTGGGTCGTGAACGGCACCAACGCCAACCTCAACGACAACACCCAGGCCCTGGTCCAGACAGCCCTGGACAGCCTCGGCGCAAGCCTGAACGGGGGCACTCCTCCGACGAGTCCTCCGCCGACGACGCCTCCGCCGAGTGGCGGCAGTACGTCGTACGAGGCCGAGGCGGCGACTCTGGCCGGTGGTACGACGGTCACCAGTTGCGCGCACTGCTCGGGTGGTAAGAAGCTCAGTTATCTGGGCAACGGTGGTACGGCGACGTTCACCAACGTCTCCGAGCCGGCGGCGGGCAGCTACACCATGAGCATCTCCTTCATGAGTGTCGGCCAGGCCCGTACCGCCGTCGTCACCGTCAACGGCACCGCGCAGACCGTCAGCTTCCCCGAGACACCGGACTACAACACCGTGGTCACCAAGAACGTCACCGTCAAGCTCAAGGCCGGCAGCAACACCATCACGTTCTCCAACCCCTCGGCCGGAGCGCCCAACCTCGACCGCATCGTCCTCTGA